The Paenibacillus sp. FSL R7-0204 genome includes a region encoding these proteins:
- a CDS encoding clostripain-related cysteine peptidase, protein MGKIRGFIIFLVFLFATTPSAAAQNSSYAEALNHLGLFSGTENGYELSRVPTRAESLVMMLRLWGKEKEVLKSTYKSPFTDIGWESRYVSYAYTKGVVNGIDEFRFGGNRPISLNQYCSMVLRVLGYSETKGDFTYGTAVSFASIVLGIDLTKEREFNRGTLAKISSYVLNTRPKNQLATLGQTLSATDVFTTQALNEARALWEQDENMNGATILIYAVGSDLESQQGRLTDDLEEILQGQPNINTKILMQTGGTLKYHNKYMVDGASERFEVSHGQLKKHESHIQTAASDPKTLRDFLVWGKAVAPSERYILILWDHGYGTMGGFGADELNERKTMKVSELSKAIDSSDMYFDLIVFDACLMGTVETAYALRDQGKYLIASEDSTPAAGLYYTTWIGAIERNPHISTERIGRLILDSFTLHSGIEAKMQTTMSMMKLSQADSLVKAIEKAKFDRSLTDLANHSELLGKNDGIFDQYDLIEIMGQSSEITAAAQALAFEVRNSAGYNHRGGVAVYVPNKKMELTHQMKQELQALGLSSKYIETIF, encoded by the coding sequence ATGGGAAAAATCCGAGGTTTTATCATTTTTTTAGTCTTTCTTTTTGCAACAACTCCATCAGCAGCAGCACAAAACTCCAGCTATGCAGAAGCGCTTAACCACTTGGGATTGTTCAGTGGAACGGAGAATGGATATGAGCTGTCGAGGGTGCCTACCCGGGCAGAATCCCTTGTAATGATGCTGCGGCTGTGGGGGAAGGAGAAAGAGGTCCTGAAAAGCACCTACAAAAGTCCATTTACTGATATAGGGTGGGAAAGCCGCTACGTGTCGTATGCCTATACCAAGGGTGTAGTTAATGGAATTGATGAGTTTCGTTTTGGCGGTAACCGGCCCATCTCTCTTAACCAATATTGTTCAATGGTATTAAGGGTGTTGGGATATTCAGAAACCAAGGGCGACTTCACCTATGGAACCGCGGTTTCTTTCGCCTCCATAGTTCTAGGAATAGACCTTACCAAAGAACGCGAATTCAATCGGGGAACTCTTGCGAAAATAAGCAGTTATGTTCTAAACACAAGACCCAAAAACCAACTTGCCACGCTAGGTCAAACCCTTAGTGCAACAGATGTCTTCACCACGCAAGCTTTAAACGAGGCAAGGGCACTTTGGGAGCAGGATGAAAATATGAATGGAGCGACGATTTTAATCTATGCAGTGGGTTCTGACCTTGAATCTCAGCAAGGCCGGCTAACCGATGACTTGGAAGAAATTTTGCAAGGTCAGCCAAATATAAATACCAAAATCCTGATGCAAACAGGCGGAACGCTGAAATATCACAACAAATATATGGTCGATGGAGCATCCGAACGCTTTGAAGTTAGCCATGGACAACTTAAAAAGCACGAAAGCCACATCCAAACCGCCGCATCAGACCCTAAAACACTAAGGGATTTTCTTGTATGGGGCAAAGCCGTTGCACCAAGTGAGCGTTATATCCTGATTCTATGGGACCATGGGTACGGAACAATGGGCGGATTTGGTGCAGACGAGCTAAACGAACGAAAAACGATGAAGGTCTCGGAGCTTTCCAAAGCAATCGATTCATCAGATATGTATTTCGACTTAATCGTCTTTGATGCATGTCTTATGGGCACCGTTGAAACTGCCTATGCTCTTAGAGATCAGGGCAAATATCTCATAGCTTCTGAAGATTCAACCCCCGCAGCAGGCTTGTACTATACCACATGGATAGGTGCGATAGAGCGAAACCCGCACATCAGCACTGAAAGAATAGGGCGGTTAATATTAGATTCCTTTACCCTTCATTCGGGGATTGAAGCTAAGATGCAAACAACCATGTCAATGATGAAGCTTTCTCAGGCAGATTCCTTGGTTAAGGCCATAGAAAAGGCGAAATTTGATCGCTCACTAACAGACCTTGCAAACCACTCAGAGCTGTTAGGCAAAAACGATGGGATATTTGATCAATATGATCTTATAGAGATCATGGGCCAATCATCAGAAATCACAGCTGCCGCCCAAGCACTTGCATTCGAAGTAAGAAATTCAGCAGGCTATAACCATCGGGGCGGTGTAGCTGTATATGTCCCTAACAAAAAAATGGAACTCACACATCAAATGAAACAAGAGCTACAAGCCCTTGGTCTTAGCTCAAAATACATAGAAACTATTTTCTAA
- a CDS encoding tRNA dihydrouridine synthase — translation MSNEPNFWLDLPKPFFILAPMEDVTDIVFRHVISEAAKPDVFFTEFTSAENYCHPVGKENVGGRLMFTADEQPIVAHIWGNKPALFEQMSIDMKKLGFRGIDINMGCPAQNAAASGKGAGLIRHPEVAAEIIQAAKAGGLPVSVKTRLGYSKIDEWRDWLGHILKQDIANLSIHLRTKKEKSKVAAHWELIPEIKKLRDEIAPNTLLTINGDIPDRATGLQLVEQYGVDGVMIGRGIFTNPFAFEKEPKEHSAKDFLNLLLLQLELHDKYSTETLPRSFRPLLRYFKIYVRGFRGAGELKDQLMETTSTDEVRRLVKPLLDQELD, via the coding sequence ATGAGTAACGAACCAAACTTTTGGCTGGATTTACCGAAACCGTTTTTTATATTAGCTCCAATGGAAGACGTCACAGATATTGTATTTCGTCACGTCATTAGTGAAGCTGCAAAACCTGACGTATTTTTCACAGAATTCACAAGTGCAGAAAATTATTGTCACCCTGTTGGAAAAGAAAATGTAGGTGGCCGGTTAATGTTCACAGCGGATGAGCAACCGATTGTCGCTCATATTTGGGGCAATAAACCTGCACTTTTTGAACAGATGAGTATTGATATGAAAAAACTTGGTTTTCGTGGTATCGATATTAACATGGGATGCCCAGCACAAAACGCCGCAGCCAGTGGAAAAGGGGCTGGATTAATACGCCATCCTGAAGTTGCAGCAGAAATTATTCAAGCAGCAAAAGCAGGTGGATTGCCGGTTAGTGTTAAAACAAGATTAGGTTACTCTAAAATTGATGAGTGGCGCGATTGGTTAGGACATATATTGAAACAAGATATTGCGAATCTTTCCATTCACCTTCGTACCAAAAAAGAGAAGAGTAAAGTAGCTGCACACTGGGAACTAATTCCTGAAATAAAAAAATTGCGCGATGAAATTGCCCCAAATACGTTGTTAACCATTAATGGAGATATTCCGGACCGCGCAACAGGATTACAATTAGTAGAACAATACGGCGTTGATGGTGTCATGATTGGCCGTGGCATTTTCACTAATCCATTTGCTTTTGAAAAAGAACCTAAAGAACATAGCGCGAAGGATTTTCTCAATTTACTTCTTTTACAGTTGGAGCTTCACGATAAATATTCAACAGAAACCCTGCCACGTTCATTTAGACCCCTTCTTCGCTATTTCAAAATCTATGTTCGTGGATTTAGAGGCGCAGGCGAATTAAAAGACCAATTAATGGAAACCACCTCAACAGACGAAGTGCGTCGTTTAGTAAAACCTCTTTTAGATCAAGAATTAGATTGA
- the groL gene encoding chaperonin GroEL (60 kDa chaperone family; promotes refolding of misfolded polypeptides especially under stressful conditions; forms two stacked rings of heptamers to form a barrel-shaped 14mer; ends can be capped by GroES; misfolded proteins enter the barrel where they are refolded when GroES binds): protein MAKEIKFSEDARRAMLRGVDALANAVKVTLGPKGRNVVLEKKFGSPLITNDGVTIAKEIELEDAFENMGAQLVKEVATKTNDVAGDGTTTATVLAQAMIREGLKNVTAGANPMVMRKGIDKAVKAAVAELQNIAKPIVDSQAIAQVAAISAADEEVGQLIAEAMEKVGKDGVITVEESRGFLTELEVVEGMQFDRGYISPYMITDTDKMEAVLENPYILITDKKISSTQEILPLLEKIVQQARPLVIIAEDIEGEAQAMLIVNKLRGTFNAVAVKAPGFGDRREAMLQDIAALTGGQVITEKLGLDLKSTSIEQLGNARQVRVTKENTTIVDGSGDKADINARVSQIRSQLEETTSEFDKEKLQERLAKLAGGVAVVKVGAATETELKERKLRIEDALNATRAAVEEGIVSGGGTALVNVYAAVAAVVAEGDERTGVNLVLRALEEPVRTIAANAGQEGSVIVDRLKKEAIGIGYNAATDEWVNMFEAGIVDPAKVTRYALQNAASVAAMFLTTEAVIADKPEPPSAGGGMPDMGGMGGMGGMM from the coding sequence ATGGCAAAAGAAATTAAGTTCAGTGAAGATGCTCGCCGTGCAATGCTGCGCGGGGTTGACGCTTTGGCAAATGCAGTAAAAGTTACACTGGGTCCAAAAGGCCGCAACGTGGTGCTGGAGAAGAAATTCGGCAGCCCGCTGATCACGAATGACGGTGTAACTATCGCCAAAGAAATCGAACTCGAAGATGCCTTCGAGAACATGGGCGCACAGCTCGTTAAAGAAGTAGCTACCAAGACTAATGATGTAGCCGGTGACGGTACTACAACTGCAACGGTTCTGGCTCAGGCTATGATCCGCGAAGGTCTGAAGAACGTAACTGCAGGCGCTAACCCGATGGTTATGCGTAAAGGGATCGACAAAGCAGTGAAGGCTGCTGTCGCTGAACTGCAGAATATCGCTAAGCCGATTGTGGATTCCCAAGCGATCGCACAAGTAGCTGCAATCTCCGCTGCTGACGAAGAAGTGGGCCAACTGATTGCTGAAGCTATGGAAAAAGTGGGCAAGGACGGCGTTATCACCGTTGAAGAATCCCGCGGATTCCTGACAGAGCTTGAAGTGGTTGAAGGTATGCAGTTCGACCGTGGTTACATTTCTCCGTACATGATCACGGATACGGACAAGATGGAAGCCGTTCTGGAGAACCCGTACATCCTGATCACAGACAAGAAAATCAGCAGCACTCAAGAAATTCTCCCACTCTTGGAGAAGATCGTTCAACAGGCACGTCCGCTGGTAATCATCGCTGAAGATATCGAAGGCGAAGCTCAGGCGATGCTGATCGTGAACAAGCTGCGCGGAACATTCAATGCTGTAGCGGTTAAGGCTCCTGGCTTCGGCGACCGCCGTGAAGCTATGCTGCAGGATATCGCTGCTCTGACAGGCGGCCAAGTGATCACTGAGAAGCTTGGACTGGATCTCAAGAGCACTTCTATCGAGCAACTGGGTAACGCCCGTCAAGTGCGCGTAACCAAAGAAAACACTACAATCGTAGACGGAAGCGGCGACAAAGCGGACATCAATGCACGCGTAAGCCAAATCCGTTCCCAGCTGGAAGAAACCACTTCCGAGTTCGACAAAGAAAAACTGCAGGAGCGTCTGGCTAAATTGGCTGGCGGCGTAGCCGTTGTCAAAGTCGGTGCTGCTACTGAAACTGAACTGAAAGAGCGCAAGCTCCGCATCGAAGATGCCCTGAACGCAACCCGCGCTGCGGTTGAAGAAGGTATCGTATCCGGTGGGGGTACAGCTCTTGTGAACGTATATGCTGCTGTAGCTGCTGTTGTAGCTGAAGGCGACGAAAGAACTGGCGTTAACCTGGTGCTGCGCGCACTGGAAGAGCCTGTTCGTACGATCGCTGCTAACGCAGGCCAGGAAGGTTCCGTTATCGTGGACCGCCTGAAAAAAGAAGCCATCGGCATCGGCTACAACGCTGCTACCGATGAGTGGGTAAACATGTTCGAAGCAGGGATCGTTGACCCTGCCAAGGTAACCCGTTACGCGCTGCAGAACGCAGCTTCCGTAGCTGCTATGTTCCTGACTACCGAAGCGGTTATCGCTGACAAGCCAGAACCACCTAGTGCTGGCGGCGGAATGCCGGATATGGGCGGCATGGGCGGTATGGGCGGCATGATGTAA
- the groES gene encoding co-chaperone GroES — translation MIKPLGERVLVEPSEQQETTSFGIVLPDSSKEKPQEGTIIAVGSGALKDGVRVALEVKEGDRVLFSKYAGTEIKYEGKEYLIMKESDIHAILD, via the coding sequence ATGATTAAACCACTAGGTGAACGCGTATTGGTAGAACCAAGCGAGCAACAGGAAACCACTTCTTTCGGGATCGTGCTTCCGGACTCTTCCAAAGAGAAGCCGCAAGAAGGTACTATTATCGCTGTAGGCAGCGGAGCTTTGAAAGACGGAGTCCGTGTAGCGCTGGAAGTGAAAGAAGGCGACCGTGTGCTTTTCTCGAAATATGCCGGAACTGAAATCAAATACGAAGGCAAAGAATATCTGATTATGAAAGAAAGCGACATTCACGCTATTCTTGACTAG
- the tatC gene encoding twin-arginine translocase subunit TatC, whose product MSLEAEEMSLVDHLTELRRRLIYVLIVFVAGLVLGLFVAKPIYLYLISADAAQGFVLHAFSFWDGIGMYMKIAMAVSLVFSVPFIVYQLWAFISPGLRPVERSAALRYVPYVFVLFIAGIAFAYYIVFPMALSFTITITRNMGLEETYGIAEYFNFLFSLVIPLALLFELPLIVMFLTKLRVLNPLRLRKMRRYAYFALVFIAVVITPPDFISDFLVTVPLLVLYEFSVFLSAFVYRRQLAEDAKRESRYVKAD is encoded by the coding sequence ATGTCTCTGGAAGCGGAAGAAATGTCCCTCGTCGATCATCTGACGGAGCTGCGCAGACGTCTTATCTACGTGCTGATCGTGTTCGTAGCAGGACTTGTGCTCGGCTTATTCGTCGCCAAGCCAATCTATCTGTACCTGATCAGCGCCGATGCTGCGCAGGGCTTCGTCCTGCATGCGTTCTCCTTCTGGGACGGAATCGGGATGTATATGAAGATCGCTATGGCGGTCTCGCTGGTCTTCTCCGTGCCGTTTATCGTCTACCAGCTATGGGCGTTCATCAGCCCCGGCCTGCGGCCCGTGGAGCGGAGCGCTGCCCTTCGTTATGTGCCTTATGTGTTTGTGTTGTTTATTGCCGGGATTGCTTTTGCCTATTACATAGTGTTCCCTATGGCCTTATCCTTCACGATTACGATTACGCGGAATATGGGGCTTGAAGAGACCTACGGCATCGCCGAATATTTCAATTTCTTGTTCAGTCTGGTGATTCCGCTGGCCCTGCTCTTCGAGCTGCCGCTGATTGTCATGTTCCTGACTAAGCTCAGGGTGCTGAATCCGCTGCGCCTGCGCAAGATGCGCCGTTATGCCTATTTCGCGCTTGTGTTCATAGCCGTGGTCATTACGCCGCCTGATTTCATCTCGGACTTTCTGGTGACGGTTCCGCTGCTGGTGCTGTATGAATTCAGTGTGTTTCTGTCCGCATTCGTCTACCGCAGGCAATTGGCTGAGGACGCTAAGCGGGAGTCGCGGTATGTGAAGGCAGATTAG
- the tatA gene encoding twin-arginine translocase TatA/TatE family subunit produces the protein MLGGIGTPGIILLVILALLLFGPNKLPELGRAVGRTFREFKDGAREIVNEPEAAKRSDTVAPAAAQTAAAELPQDRRLPE, from the coding sequence ATGTTAGGTGGTATTGGCACACCCGGAATTATCTTGTTGGTTATCTTGGCATTGCTGCTCTTCGGTCCCAATAAGCTTCCTGAGCTGGGGCGGGCAGTCGGGCGTACCTTCCGTGAATTCAAGGACGGTGCACGGGAGATTGTGAACGAGCCGGAAGCGGCCAAGCGGAGCGACACTGTTGCTCCTGCGGCTGCGCAGACGGCAGCAGCAGAACTTCCGCAGGACCGCCGTCTGCCGGAATAA